A genomic region of Pelodiscus sinensis isolate JC-2024 chromosome 1, ASM4963464v1, whole genome shotgun sequence contains the following coding sequences:
- the NUP50 gene encoding nuclear pore complex protein Nup50 has translation MAKRIAEKELTDRNWDQEDEAEEVGTFSVASEEVLKNRAIKKAKRRNVGFESDSGGAFKGFKGFVLPSGKGGGFTGFGNGTEIKPLEGLSNGSSGISSTPSFTCVKTASEAQPAFGSVASNGPTTTLVEKKASGTKANGGSQQSSSSDCTQSKTCSSSVYHKQLAALNCSVRDWIVKHVNTNPLCDLTPIFRDYEKYLASIEQHHGSSSDSGSENESNKTIGTQCVPTFGTSKLQQGSTFLFNSNKTEDKSDKKTESTMEKNRESSLGATSNVSFNFGKNVDSSILSSLSSGTKTSFSFSPGNSGVFGKDENQGKTVSMLSSKVLEAQTESGSSDDKGGEEEEEEPPKAVFNEVKEDDAFYSKKCKLFYKKDNEFKEKGVGTLHLKPAGNEKTQLLVRADTNLGNILLNVLVPPKMPCTRTGKNNVLIVCVPNPPIDEKSSTVPVTMLIRVKTSEDADELHKILLEKKEV, from the exons GTGGGAACTTTTTCAGTGGCCAGTGAAGAAGTTCTGAAGAACAGAGCTATTAAGAAAGCAAAGCGCCGAAATGTTGGGTTTGAG tctgacAGTGGAGGAGCTTTTAAAGGGTTTAAGGGTTTTGTTTTACCTTCTGGTAAAGGAGGTGGCTTCACTGGATTTGGTAATGGTACAGAAATTAAGCCTTTGGAAGGGCTGTCGAATGGAAGCAGCGGTATTTCTTCTACTCCCTCATTCACTTGTGTAAAGACTGCTTCTGAAGCACAGCCTGCGTTTG GATCTGTGGCATCAAATGGTCCCACCACCACGTTGGTTGAGAAAAAGGCGTCAGGCACAAAAGCTAACGGTGGCAGTCAACAGTCCTCTTCCTCGGATTGCACTCAAAGTAAAACATGCAGCTCTAGTGTTTATCACAAACAGTTAGCAGCTCTAAACTGTTCTGTGCGTGACTGGATAGTAAAGCATGTAAACACAAATCCACTCTGTGATCTGACTCCCATATTTAGAGACTATGAGAAATATTTAGCAAGCATTGAACAACACCACGGAAGCAGTAGTGATAGTGGTTCTGAAAATGAAAGTAACAAAACAATTGGAACTCAGTGTGTTCCTACATTTGGCACTTCTAAACTTCAGCAAGGATCAACTTTTTTGTTTAACAGCAACAAAACTGAGGATAAATCTGACAAGAAAACTGAATCTACAATGgaaaagaacagggaatcatcattaGGAGCTACATCaaatgtttcatttaattttGGCAAGAATGTTGATAGTTCTATTTTGAGTTCCCTTAGTTCTGGCACAAAAACTAGTTTTTCATTCTCCCCTGGGAATTCGGGTGTATTTGGAAAAGACGAAAACCAGGGAAAGACTGTCTCTATGCTTTCCAGCAAGGTATTGGAAGCTCAGACAGAAAGTGGAAGTAGTGATGACAAAG gaggcgaggaggaggaggaggaaccgcCAAAAGCAGTTTTTAATGAGGTGAAGGAAGACGATGCCTTTTACTCAAAGAA GTGCAAACTGTTCTACAAAAAAGATAATGAATTTAAAGAAAAAGGTGTAGGAACACTGCATTTAAAGCCTGCAGGAAATGAAAAAACTCAATTGTTAGTGCGAGCAGACACCAATTTAG GTAACATACTCTTGAATGTGTTGGTTCCGCCCAAGATGCCCTGCACAAGGACAGGAAAAAACAACGTTCTTATTGTCTGTGTTCCCAATCCACCAATTGATGAGAAGAGTTCCACTGTCCCTGTTACTATGTTAATAAGAGTGAAAACAAGTGAGGATGCAGATGAGTTGCACAAAATTCTACTTGAGAAAAAGGAGGTCTAA